A window from Neobacillus sp. PS3-40 encodes these proteins:
- a CDS encoding ArsB/NhaD family transporter — MSNQALIAIGVFLVTYGFIVTEKIHRTIIAMTGGILMVLLGIVTQEEALHHIDFNTLGLLTGMMLIVAITAETGLFRYMAVWAAKKVKGDPIKILIALGLITAVGSAFLDNVTTVLLMVPVTFSITRQLRVNPIPYLISEIIASNIGGTATLIGDPPNIMIGSAVKELTFMQFIYNLSAINFFILFVNITILALIYRKQLRTSNELKADLMDLDEKEEITDKRLLIKCLISLTFTILGFFLHQLVHIESATVALAGAFLLLLITGEKYLDKAFGKVEWPTIFFFIGLFVLVSGLIETGVISLLADYSMSLTGGNVKSTSILILWVSAIASAFIDNIPFVATMIPMIKEMGSLGITNLEPLWWSLSLGACLGGNGTLIGASANVIVAGLAAKEGYHISFGKFLLIAFPLMLLSIAICTVYIYVRYLI, encoded by the coding sequence TTGTCAAATCAGGCTCTGATTGCTATTGGAGTATTTTTAGTAACTTATGGTTTTATCGTAACAGAAAAGATTCATCGGACTATTATTGCTATGACCGGCGGAATTTTGATGGTTTTGCTAGGAATCGTTACTCAAGAAGAGGCATTGCATCATATTGATTTCAACACACTTGGATTATTGACTGGTATGATGCTCATTGTTGCTATTACCGCAGAAACTGGGTTATTTCGGTACATGGCCGTTTGGGCAGCTAAGAAGGTAAAAGGGGATCCAATTAAAATTTTAATTGCACTCGGCCTCATTACAGCCGTGGGTTCGGCTTTTTTGGATAACGTCACAACTGTTCTGTTAATGGTACCTGTCACCTTTAGTATTACAAGGCAATTAAGGGTAAACCCAATTCCCTATTTAATTTCTGAAATTATTGCTTCGAACATTGGGGGTACAGCTACTCTTATTGGCGATCCGCCAAATATTATGATTGGAAGCGCGGTAAAAGAATTGACATTCATGCAATTTATTTATAATCTTTCTGCCATTAATTTCTTTATTTTATTTGTGAATATTACTATTTTGGCTCTTATCTACAGGAAACAACTTCGAACCTCTAATGAATTAAAAGCTGATTTAATGGACTTAGACGAAAAAGAGGAAATTACAGATAAGAGATTATTAATAAAATGCTTAATTTCCCTTACTTTTACGATTTTGGGATTTTTCCTACATCAATTGGTTCATATTGAATCAGCAACTGTTGCATTAGCTGGTGCCTTTTTATTGCTGCTTATCACTGGAGAAAAATACTTAGATAAAGCATTTGGAAAAGTAGAATGGCCGACAATTTTCTTCTTCATTGGTTTGTTTGTTCTTGTTTCAGGTTTAATCGAAACGGGAGTCATATCCCTACTAGCAGACTATTCAATGAGTTTAACAGGCGGAAATGTAAAATCCACATCCATTTTAATTCTTTGGGTTAGTGCGATTGCATCTGCGTTTATTGATAATATTCCATTTGTTGCCACAATGATTCCAATGATTAAGGAAATGGGGTCTTTGGGGATCACCAATTTAGAACCGCTATGGTGGAGTCTATCGCTAGGGGCATGTTTAGGAGGAAACGGTACATTGATTGGTGCGAGCGCTAATGTGATCGTTGCTGGCCTTGCAGCAAAGGAAGGGTATCATATTTCATTTGGTAAATTCCTGTTGATTGCTTTTCCACTAATGCTTTTATCCATTGCAATTTGTACCGTTTACATTTATGTAAGGTACCTTATTTAA